The Miscanthus floridulus cultivar M001 chromosome 7, ASM1932011v1, whole genome shotgun sequence genome includes a region encoding these proteins:
- the LOC136464490 gene encoding probable glucomannan 4-beta-mannosyltransferase 6 isoform X1, which translates to MEAGGHALRAVFLGAYGRLSFPATIAAFVEALLQAWAEVRAGLLVPLLRAAVVLCTAMSVIVLAEKLFLGSVSSVMKLRRRRPWRVYRCDPIARPDEEAAAYPMVLVQIPMYNEEEVYQLSIGAACRLTWPVDRLIVQVLDDSTDAVIKELVKGECERWAAEGINVKYETRKDRAGYKAGNLKEGMRHAYVRGCEFVAMFDADFQPAPDFLVKTVPFLVHNPSLALVQTRWKFVNANDCLLTRMQEMSMDYHFKVEQEAGSSLCNFFGYNGTAGVWRTQAIVESGGWEDRTTAEDMDLALRAGLLGWEFVYVGSIKVKSELPSTLKAYRSQQHRWSCGPALLFKKMFWEILAAKKVSVWKKLYMIYDFFIARRIIGTFFTFFFFSVLIPLNILLPEAQIPVWELIYIPTAIILLNSVGTPRSIHLIILWVLFENVMALHRFKAILIGFFEADRANEWIVTQKLGNLQKLKSIASLTGNYRFKDRFHFLEVFIGLFLLASACFDYLYRDDYFYLFVLPQSIMYFAIGFQFIGLRVSED; encoded by the exons ATGGAAG CAGGTGGCCACGCGCTGCGCGCCGTCTTCTTGGGCGCGTACGGCCGGCTCTCGTTCCCCGCGACGATCGCCGCCTTCGTGGAGGCGCTGCTCCAGGCGTGGGCGGAGGTCAGGGCCGGGCTGCTCGTGCCGCTGCTCCGTGCCGCGGTGGTGCTGTGCACGGCCATGTCGGTGATCGTGCTGGCCGAGAAGCTGTTCCTGGGCTCGGTCAGCTCCGTGATGAAGCTGCGGCGCCGGCGGCCGTGGCGGGTGTACAGGTGCGACCCCATCGCGCGGCCGGACGAGGAGGCAGCTGCCTATCCCATGGTGCTCGTCCAGATCCCCATGTACAACGAGGAGGAG GTGTACCAGCTATCAATAGGGGCAGCTTGCAGGCTCACATGGCCGGTAGATCGATTGATAGTGCAGGTGCTGGACGACTCCACCGACGCCGTCATCAAG GAGCTGGTGAAGGGCGAGTGCGAGCGGTGGGCCGCGGAGGGGATCAACGTCAAGTACGAGACGCGCAAGGACAGGGCCGGGTACAAGGCCGGCAACCTCAAGGAAGGGATGCGCCACGCCTACGTGCGCGGCTGCGAGTTCGTCGCCATGTTCGACGCCGACTTCCAGCCGGCGCCGGACTTCCTCGTCAAGACCGTCCCGTTCCTCGTCCACAACCCCAGCCTCGCGCTCGTGCAGACGCGCTGGAAGTTCG TGAATGCCAACGACTGCTTGCTGACGAGAATGCAAGAGATGTCCATGGATTACCATTTCAAGGTGGAGCAGGAAGCCGGCTCTTCCCTCTGCAACTTCTTTGGCTACAATG GAACAGCTGGAGTATGGAGAACGCAAGCGATTGTCGAGTCCGGGGGTTGGGAGGACCGAACTACTGCTGAGGACATGGACTTGGCACTGAGAGCAGGGCTCTTGGGCTGGGAGTTCGTTTACGTTGGAAGCATAAAG GTTAAGAGTGAGCTGCCAAGTACTCTGAAGGCGTACCGGTCCCAGCAGCACCGCTGGTCATGTGGACCTGCGCTCCTGTTCAAGAAAATGTTCTGGGAAATTCTTGCTGCCAAG AAAGTGTCGGTTTGGAAGAAGTTGTATATGATCTATGACTTCTTCATTGCCCGGAGGATCATAGGCACCTTCTTCACATTCTTCTTTTTCAGCGTCCTGATTCCTTTAAACATTCTATTACCAGAAGCGCAGATTCCTGTGTGGGAGCTGATCTATATCCCCACAGCTATCATTCTTCTCAACTCTGTTGGGACTCCAAG GTCTATCCATCTTATTATACTGTGGGTCTTATTTGAGAATGTAATGGCACTGCATCGGTTTAAAGCCATCTTGATAGGGTTTTTCGAAGCTGACAGGGCCAATGAATGGATTGTTACACAAAAGCTGGGGAATTTGCAGAAGCTCAAATCCATTGCCAGTCTTACAGGAAACTATCGTTTCAAAGACAG GTTCCATTTCCTGGAGGTATTTATCGGGCTATTCCTTTTGGCCTCTGCGTGCTTCGACTACTTATACAGAGATGACTATTTTTACCTCTTTGTTCTTCCTCAATCGATCATGTATTTCGCAATTGGATTTCAGTTCATTGGCCTCAGAGTCTCCGAAGACTGA
- the LOC136464490 gene encoding probable glucomannan 4-beta-mannosyltransferase 6 isoform X2: MEGGHALRAVFLGAYGRLSFPATIAAFVEALLQAWAEVRAGLLVPLLRAAVVLCTAMSVIVLAEKLFLGSVSSVMKLRRRRPWRVYRCDPIARPDEEAAAYPMVLVQIPMYNEEEVYQLSIGAACRLTWPVDRLIVQVLDDSTDAVIKELVKGECERWAAEGINVKYETRKDRAGYKAGNLKEGMRHAYVRGCEFVAMFDADFQPAPDFLVKTVPFLVHNPSLALVQTRWKFVNANDCLLTRMQEMSMDYHFKVEQEAGSSLCNFFGYNGTAGVWRTQAIVESGGWEDRTTAEDMDLALRAGLLGWEFVYVGSIKVKSELPSTLKAYRSQQHRWSCGPALLFKKMFWEILAAKKVSVWKKLYMIYDFFIARRIIGTFFTFFFFSVLIPLNILLPEAQIPVWELIYIPTAIILLNSVGTPRSIHLIILWVLFENVMALHRFKAILIGFFEADRANEWIVTQKLGNLQKLKSIASLTGNYRFKDRFHFLEVFIGLFLLASACFDYLYRDDYFYLFVLPQSIMYFAIGFQFIGLRVSED, encoded by the exons ATGGAAG GTGGCCACGCGCTGCGCGCCGTCTTCTTGGGCGCGTACGGCCGGCTCTCGTTCCCCGCGACGATCGCCGCCTTCGTGGAGGCGCTGCTCCAGGCGTGGGCGGAGGTCAGGGCCGGGCTGCTCGTGCCGCTGCTCCGTGCCGCGGTGGTGCTGTGCACGGCCATGTCGGTGATCGTGCTGGCCGAGAAGCTGTTCCTGGGCTCGGTCAGCTCCGTGATGAAGCTGCGGCGCCGGCGGCCGTGGCGGGTGTACAGGTGCGACCCCATCGCGCGGCCGGACGAGGAGGCAGCTGCCTATCCCATGGTGCTCGTCCAGATCCCCATGTACAACGAGGAGGAG GTGTACCAGCTATCAATAGGGGCAGCTTGCAGGCTCACATGGCCGGTAGATCGATTGATAGTGCAGGTGCTGGACGACTCCACCGACGCCGTCATCAAG GAGCTGGTGAAGGGCGAGTGCGAGCGGTGGGCCGCGGAGGGGATCAACGTCAAGTACGAGACGCGCAAGGACAGGGCCGGGTACAAGGCCGGCAACCTCAAGGAAGGGATGCGCCACGCCTACGTGCGCGGCTGCGAGTTCGTCGCCATGTTCGACGCCGACTTCCAGCCGGCGCCGGACTTCCTCGTCAAGACCGTCCCGTTCCTCGTCCACAACCCCAGCCTCGCGCTCGTGCAGACGCGCTGGAAGTTCG TGAATGCCAACGACTGCTTGCTGACGAGAATGCAAGAGATGTCCATGGATTACCATTTCAAGGTGGAGCAGGAAGCCGGCTCTTCCCTCTGCAACTTCTTTGGCTACAATG GAACAGCTGGAGTATGGAGAACGCAAGCGATTGTCGAGTCCGGGGGTTGGGAGGACCGAACTACTGCTGAGGACATGGACTTGGCACTGAGAGCAGGGCTCTTGGGCTGGGAGTTCGTTTACGTTGGAAGCATAAAG GTTAAGAGTGAGCTGCCAAGTACTCTGAAGGCGTACCGGTCCCAGCAGCACCGCTGGTCATGTGGACCTGCGCTCCTGTTCAAGAAAATGTTCTGGGAAATTCTTGCTGCCAAG AAAGTGTCGGTTTGGAAGAAGTTGTATATGATCTATGACTTCTTCATTGCCCGGAGGATCATAGGCACCTTCTTCACATTCTTCTTTTTCAGCGTCCTGATTCCTTTAAACATTCTATTACCAGAAGCGCAGATTCCTGTGTGGGAGCTGATCTATATCCCCACAGCTATCATTCTTCTCAACTCTGTTGGGACTCCAAG GTCTATCCATCTTATTATACTGTGGGTCTTATTTGAGAATGTAATGGCACTGCATCGGTTTAAAGCCATCTTGATAGGGTTTTTCGAAGCTGACAGGGCCAATGAATGGATTGTTACACAAAAGCTGGGGAATTTGCAGAAGCTCAAATCCATTGCCAGTCTTACAGGAAACTATCGTTTCAAAGACAG GTTCCATTTCCTGGAGGTATTTATCGGGCTATTCCTTTTGGCCTCTGCGTGCTTCGACTACTTATACAGAGATGACTATTTTTACCTCTTTGTTCTTCCTCAATCGATCATGTATTTCGCAATTGGATTTCAGTTCATTGGCCTCAGAGTCTCCGAAGACTGA